In Tachyglossus aculeatus isolate mTacAcu1 chromosome X4, mTacAcu1.pri, whole genome shotgun sequence, the DNA window TTTTCCATACGTTGTAGCCTATCCATCAATGAAATACTGTTCAGAATGTAATATTTCAGTTAAATATTTAGTACATCAGGAAATCTGTGATGTTCAAAATTAGTACCCCCAGTCTATCTTATGAGAACTAAACCTAAACTAGACTAGAATTAAACTGAACAAGCATCTGCTTTACTAACGGTAATGAGAAAGGGTTAGATATGACACCACCTACAGTGCCAAGAATAAGAAGGTGGTATTACATGCATACAATAGTTCAAgacccatactaagtgctagggtagataaaagagttaggcatagtccctgtcccacacagggctcagagtctagaaggaagaacagatatttaatccctttaCATGTGAAGAAACAAGCatggacaagtaaagtgacttgcccaagatcacacagcagacaggtggcaatgcTGGGATTAAAACGCAAGTCTTcccacacccaggcccatgctctctccactaggtcagtcctctaaactgtaaattcgtagtgggcggggaacgtgcctaccaacaaaacacattgctatattgtacagaTGTCCTCTTTTAATGCCACAGTTAGGAGCAATAAAAAGACGGTTGGGCCCAACCGCCTCAAACACTGGACTGCATTTAGTGGCGTGGTCAGTATGTGACATGTTTCCTCAGCTGGTTGCAGAGTTGGGCAGCTTGCAGATACTTTTTCTTAATATCTTCATATTTTTTCTCCTTCCCGATCAAGACCTCGTACTGATTCTGGGTGCACACCAACATCATTTCTACCAGGTTGTGCTGCTCATCAATGTTTCGCCCAAGAACGTTGTTATAGTCTAGTAGGGCCAcacattttttttccatcatttCTGCAAGATTCTCGGCTTCACTTCTGCTATTAACTTGCTCCGCTAAGGAAATATCTTCGTCTTCGGGAGGCAACTCGGGCATTTCCGTATCGTTGACTGAGGCAGATTGACGGAGGTTCTGCAGACCTTTTATCGTCTCCTCAATTAAAGGCAGATTTAGGACGCAAGGCTGAGAGGGACCCTCGGGAACTCTTCTCGGTTCTGACTCTTGGATCATCCGAAAGGTCCGCCTCTCAGGCGGCTGCTCTCCTTCGGGAATTCTGGGTGGAAATGCCTGGTAGTCTTCCAACAGCAACCTCAGGTTTTGAATGAACTCCCTAATATAAACCTTCCTGTCTTGCCAGATGTCCAGCAGCGTGTTAAAACACGCCCTGCACTCCTCATCATGGCTGCCGGCAACAAGACGGGCGGCCTCCTGAAGGACGGTCGCGAACAAGATGAGAAATTCGGGGCCCCCTTTCCGGCCGTTCTGGAGAACATCGTTCGCCAGGTACAGGAGGATAATCTTCCGTCCCGGGTTGACCAGGCGGAACTGCTGAAGCCACACGGAGACGATGGTGCACGCGTTCTGGCGGAACTGGAGGACCCACTGGGATAGGGTCACGATGCTTTGCTGAGAGATTTGGAGTTTCGCCAGTTTCTCGACTAGAACCGTTTTGGCAAAGGAGGCCATGGCGGCTTCGGCGGGGCGAAGTGGCGGCGGTGGAGGGTTTTCAAAAGTCTTGAAAAAGACTGGGAAGAGCCGGATCGAGGCGGCGGGGCGGGAGCAACTGTCAAAAAGATGGCGGCTGAGGGAGCAGAAGCTCCGTGACAGGAAGTGGCGTGACtgaggtgaggggggaggggcgggttTCTCTGGCAAGCGGCGCACGCGCCTCCAACGGCCGCCTCTCCTTGGCGCGAGCCCCGGcgcggcagggggcggggccgggccgcctGCCCCTATAGGACGATCGGGGCCCCCTCCCAGAATCCCCTGCGGGAGGCCGGGCGGGGCTCGTCGGCGACGGCCAGGGCTGAGCATGGCCTGTCTCCTCAGCCACCTGCCCCATGGAAGCCccatctgtggggaagggagggacgggGGATCACGGGCTCCGTTTTGCACAGATTTATGACGATCGAAGGGCttcggaaaaataaaaaaaaacagtgtTCTACACCACGGCAGTACTCTCCTGTTTCGCCCATTTTGAGGGGAATCTGTAGCCATGTCATGTGTGGTGCAGATCTGTGACTCTCTTTTATCTTTCCCTGAGCCAGGCATTGAAAGGCGAATAGTCCTGATTGATTTTCCCTGACAGCAGTCCCCTATCGCTTTATTTTCCACATGATCTCTGGAACTCAAGAATAAAAGTTGGTTTTACTGCAGAGCGTTCGCCACCGTGACTGGGGATTACTTTTGAAAAGATACCAAGTGTTTTCTATTTATCGAGGGCATggtgaggggaaaagaaaaccTAAAAAAAGAAATAGCTAAAGAAAGCATACTAAAACCAACGAtgatttgttgggtttttttgcctCTGTATTGAAGCAAGCTTGATGGAAGCAATGGGATGTCAAATATGGTGGGGGGCACTCCAGCCCCCAATTCATGTCCAAGCCCAACTGCAGACTATATTCAGATAGCCAGCTCTATTTCTGCCTGTCCTCCCTAGGTTCTGGAAAGCTGCCATTTATGCTGATAACAAGACTAATAATAGTACTATCACAGTTCTTCAGTCGACTCATTTATTCAAAGATTGATCAAGTCCTGTGCttgcctttttctttctcctgcagcttgtctttcagccttttcattcattagTCCTTCCACCAGGACAGTTCAAGCCAGTTGATTCTCCTATGTGTTGACAGGCCTGGTAACAGATTTGGTGGGAGAGCTTGAAATGAATGGCTAAAAGAGTGGCTAGATATCTGTTTTAAGACTACGGAACAATTATAGCCTAGCGTGATATATCATGAGTCCTCCCACTCCTATAGAAAGTTGAGGCTTGTGTCACTCAAATATGAGAAAATGATGCACACCCTAACAGGCCTGGTAACAGATTTGGTGGGAGAGCTTGAAATGAATGGCTAAAAGAGTGGCTAGATATCTGTTTTATGACTACAGAACAATTATAGCCTAGTATGATATATCATGAGTCCTCCCACTCCTATAGAAAGTTGAGGCTTGTGTCACTCAAATATGAGAAAATGATGCACACCCCCtgaagcaagagcacgggctttggagtctgaggacatgggttcaaatcccagctctgccaattgtcagctgtgtgactttgggtaagtcacttcacttctctgtgcctcagtgacctcatctgtaaaatggagattaagactgtgtgcccccctgtgggacaacctgatccccttgtaacctccccagtgctttgcacatagtacgtgcttaataaattccatcatcatcattattattattataaatgacaaGACAGTGAAATAAGGGGAaaccccatatatatatatataggacatATGGCCGTTCAGGCTAAAAAGGGGCATATGCTTATAGACTATCTTTGGATTTCATTTCTCCATATTGTTTCTGTGCCCGATGACCTTGGAAGATAAAAATCTACTGGGATAATATCTTACAGATATATAAGGTATGCTGTCTAACAATGCAAGGATTAAAAAAGACATAGGGAACTGAATCAAAAAGGCCAGCAATGGCCTTTGGAAGACTGCAAGACAGAGTGTGACCCCACTGGGTTTTCAAGTGCTCTACATTCACTGAAGGTCTACAGGCTGTTGTGGTGACCAACCCctctaaaaacaaaaaaaaaatcttaagaaAGCATAGTAAAACCAACAATAATTTGTTAGTTTTTTTGCTTTGTATTGAAGGAAGCTTGACAGAAGCAATGTGATCTTtttttagc includes these proteins:
- the LOC119947915 gene encoding regulation of nuclear pre-mRNA domain-containing protein 1B-like translates to MLSPGRRRRAPPGLPQGILGGGPDRPIGAGGPAPPPAAPGLAPRRGGRWRRVRRLPEKPAPPPSPQSRHFLSRSFCSLSRHLFDSCSRPAASIRLFPVFFKTFENPPPPPLRPAEAAMASFAKTVLVEKLAKLQISQQSIVTLSQWVLQFRQNACTIVSVWLQQFRLVNPGRKIILLYLANDVLQNGRKGGPEFLILFATVLQEAARLVAGSHDEECRACFNTLLDIWQDRKVYIREFIQNLRLLLEDYQAFPPRIPEGEQPPERRTFRMIQESEPRRVPEGPSQPCVLNLPLIEETIKGLQNLRQSASVNDTEMPELPPEDEDISLAEQVNSRSEAENLAEMMEKKCVALLDYNNVLGRNIDEQHNLVEMMLVCTQNQYEVLIGKEKKYEDIKKKYLQAAQLCNQLRKHVTY